One genomic region from Streptomyces sp. NBC_00457 encodes:
- a CDS encoding peptidoglycan D,D-transpeptidase FtsI family protein — translation MSDREPPRRRVPGPARPDRPRGSGQRRPGPGARPARRPNPAAARSNRPGVIRLGSPRPRLRMVSLALTLVLLAFVVRLLQVQAVDADTLAAKAGQNRYVGRTLSAERGEITDRNGVALATSEDAYDITADPTLFSREQLKIDDGPEQAAALLAPILGVDQDGLVKKLRPENKELRYALLARRQTPQVWQQIKDLKSTLATKAESDKSTVNVLAGVLAEPTSKRVYPNSELAAGILGWVNADGKGGGGVERQLNSELAGKDGKIRYAQSGGRQVPTVASTETPAVPGSDVELTIDRDIQWAAQNAITEQVRESEADRGYVIVQDTKTGEILAMANSPGFDPNDLSQADAESLHNWALEDAYEPGSTAKVMSMAAVLEENVATPLTHVVVPNRLHRGDRLFKDDIDHETWYLTLNGVLAKSSNIGTILATGQLGKTQAESNRILYSYLRKFGLGSYSGLGIPGETKGILAPPGQWSTSQQYTIPFGQGVSLNAMQAASVYSTIANGGVRVEPSLVRGTTGADGRFTPAAKPEKTRVVSEKTAKTLAQMLESVVDDRDGTGTKARIPGYRVAGKTGTANRVDPATGKYHGYTSSFAGFAPADKPRITVYCAIQNATAGSYFGGQICGPVYKKVMEFALKTLQVPPTGAKPANLPVEY, via the coding sequence GTGTCCGACAGGGAACCGCCGCGCCGCCGCGTGCCCGGCCCGGCCCGGCCCGACCGCCCCCGCGGCAGCGGCCAGCGGCGCCCCGGCCCCGGCGCCCGCCCGGCCCGCCGCCCGAACCCGGCCGCCGCCCGCTCCAACCGTCCCGGCGTCATCCGGCTGGGCAGCCCCCGCCCCCGGCTGCGCATGGTCAGCCTCGCGCTGACCCTCGTACTGCTCGCGTTCGTCGTACGACTGCTCCAGGTCCAGGCCGTCGACGCCGACACCCTGGCCGCCAAGGCCGGGCAGAACCGGTACGTCGGCCGCACCCTGTCCGCCGAACGCGGCGAGATCACCGACCGCAACGGCGTCGCGCTCGCCACCAGCGAGGACGCGTACGACATCACGGCCGACCCCACGCTGTTCAGCCGTGAGCAACTGAAGATCGACGACGGGCCCGAGCAGGCCGCCGCGCTCCTCGCGCCGATCCTCGGCGTGGACCAGGACGGCCTGGTCAAGAAGCTCAGGCCGGAGAACAAGGAGCTCCGCTACGCACTGCTGGCGCGGCGGCAGACACCGCAGGTCTGGCAGCAGATCAAGGACCTCAAGAGCACGCTGGCCACCAAGGCCGAGTCCGACAAGAGCACGGTCAACGTCCTCGCGGGCGTGCTCGCGGAACCCACCAGCAAGCGGGTCTACCCGAACAGCGAGCTGGCCGCCGGGATACTGGGCTGGGTCAACGCCGACGGCAAGGGCGGCGGCGGTGTCGAACGGCAGCTGAACTCGGAGCTGGCCGGCAAGGACGGCAAGATCCGCTACGCCCAGTCCGGTGGCCGCCAGGTGCCCACAGTCGCCTCGACCGAGACGCCCGCCGTGCCCGGCAGCGACGTCGAGCTGACCATCGACCGCGACATCCAGTGGGCCGCACAGAACGCGATCACCGAGCAGGTGCGTGAGTCCGAGGCGGACCGCGGCTACGTGATAGTGCAGGACACCAAGACCGGCGAGATCCTCGCCATGGCCAACTCGCCCGGCTTCGACCCCAACGACCTCTCCCAGGCCGACGCGGAGTCCCTGCACAACTGGGCCCTGGAGGACGCGTACGAGCCGGGCTCCACCGCCAAGGTCATGTCGATGGCCGCCGTCCTCGAGGAGAATGTCGCCACCCCGCTGACGCATGTCGTCGTGCCCAACCGGCTGCACCGCGGTGACCGGCTGTTCAAGGACGACATCGACCACGAGACCTGGTACCTGACGCTGAACGGCGTGCTCGCCAAGTCCAGCAACATCGGCACCATCCTGGCGACCGGCCAGCTCGGCAAGACCCAGGCCGAGTCCAACCGGATCCTGTACTCCTATCTGCGCAAGTTCGGCCTCGGCAGCTACAGCGGGCTCGGCATCCCCGGCGAGACCAAGGGCATCCTCGCGCCGCCCGGCCAGTGGTCGACCTCGCAGCAGTACACGATTCCTTTCGGCCAGGGCGTGTCCCTCAACGCGATGCAGGCGGCATCCGTCTACTCGACGATCGCCAACGGCGGCGTACGCGTGGAACCCTCGCTCGTCCGCGGCACCACGGGCGCCGACGGCCGCTTCACTCCCGCCGCGAAACCCGAGAAGACCAGGGTCGTCAGCGAGAAGACGGCCAAGACCCTCGCCCAGATGCTGGAGTCCGTCGTGGACGACCGGGACGGCACCGGCACCAAGGCGCGGATTCCCGGCTACCGCGTCGCGGGCAAGACGGGCACCGCCAACCGCGTGGATCCGGCCACCGGCAAGTACCACGGCTACACCTCGTCGTTCGCCGGATTCGCGCCGGCCGACAAGCCCCGTATCACCGTCTACTGCGCCATCCAGAACGCCACCGCGGGAAGCTACTTCGGCGGCCAGATCTGCGGACCCGTCTACAAGAAGGTCATGGAGTTCGCGCTGAAGACCCTTCAGGTCCCGCCGACCGGGGCCAAGCCCGCCAATCTGCCGGTCGAATACTGA
- a CDS encoding UDP-N-acetylmuramoyl-L-alanyl-D-glutamate--2,6-diaminopimelate ligase, which yields MTYPGPPRPVQVSATPLAELADQLGGAARPEVAAEVTGITHDSRAVRPGDLYAALPGARLHGADFVTQAAGLGAVAVLTDPTGAERAAATGLPVLVVDDPRGRMGELAATIYGHPGRDLLQIGITGTSGKTTTAYLVEGGLKTVRSTGLIGTVEMRIGEERIKSERTTPEATDLQALFAVMRERGVEAVAMEVSSHALVLGRVDGCVFDIAVFTNLSPEHMEFHSDMEDYFRAKAQLFTPQRSKLGVVNLDDEYGRRLAKESAVPVVTFSAEGHPDADWRAEDVQVGPMDSAFTAIGPKGERIAAKSPLAGPFNVANTLAAIVALATAGLDPQAAADGIAAVPGVPGRLERVDAGQPYLAVVDYAHKTDAVESVLRALRKVTEGKLHIVLGCGGDRDKTKREPMGAAAARLADTAVLTSDNPRGEDPLAILATMLQGAASVPAYERGEVQVFEDRAAAIAAAVARAQPRDTVLVAGKGHEQGQDIAGVVRPFDDRQVLREAIRKTQG from the coding sequence GTGACATATCCGGGGCCGCCCAGGCCGGTTCAGGTCTCCGCCACACCCCTCGCGGAGCTCGCCGATCAGCTGGGTGGTGCCGCGCGGCCGGAAGTCGCAGCCGAGGTCACGGGTATCACCCATGACTCGCGCGCCGTCCGCCCCGGCGACCTGTACGCCGCCCTCCCGGGCGCCCGGCTGCACGGCGCCGACTTCGTCACGCAGGCCGCCGGCCTCGGCGCCGTCGCCGTGCTGACCGACCCGACCGGCGCCGAACGCGCCGCGGCCACCGGGCTCCCGGTCCTGGTCGTCGACGACCCGCGCGGACGGATGGGCGAGCTGGCGGCCACGATCTACGGCCACCCCGGCCGGGACCTGCTCCAGATCGGCATCACCGGCACCTCGGGCAAGACCACGACCGCCTACCTCGTCGAGGGCGGCCTGAAGACGGTCAGGTCCACCGGGCTCATCGGCACGGTCGAGATGCGCATCGGCGAGGAGCGCATCAAGTCCGAGCGCACCACCCCCGAAGCCACCGACCTCCAGGCCCTGTTCGCCGTCATGCGCGAACGCGGCGTCGAGGCCGTCGCCATGGAGGTCTCCAGCCACGCGCTGGTCCTCGGCCGCGTCGACGGCTGCGTCTTCGACATCGCCGTCTTCACCAACCTCAGCCCGGAACACATGGAGTTCCACTCCGACATGGAGGACTACTTCCGGGCCAAGGCACAGCTCTTCACGCCGCAACGCAGCAAACTCGGCGTCGTCAACCTCGACGACGAGTACGGCCGCAGGCTCGCCAAGGAGTCCGCCGTCCCGGTCGTCACCTTCTCCGCCGAGGGCCATCCCGACGCCGACTGGCGCGCGGAGGACGTCCAGGTGGGGCCCATGGACTCGGCGTTCACCGCGATCGGCCCCAAGGGCGAGCGGATCGCCGCCAAGTCCCCGCTGGCGGGCCCCTTCAACGTCGCCAACACCCTCGCCGCGATCGTCGCCCTGGCCACCGCGGGCCTCGACCCGCAGGCCGCCGCCGACGGCATCGCCGCTGTGCCGGGCGTGCCGGGCCGGCTTGAGCGGGTGGACGCCGGTCAGCCGTATCTCGCGGTCGTGGACTACGCACACAAGACCGACGCCGTCGAATCGGTGCTCCGGGCCCTGCGCAAGGTCACCGAGGGCAAGCTGCACATCGTGCTCGGCTGCGGCGGCGACCGCGACAAGACCAAGCGCGAACCGATGGGCGCCGCCGCGGCCCGGCTCGCCGACACCGCCGTACTGACCTCCGACAACCCCCGCGGCGAGGACCCCCTCGCGATCCTCGCCACCATGCTTCAGGGCGCGGCGTCCGTGCCGGCATACGAGCGCGGCGAGGTCCAGGTCTTCGAGGACCGGGCCGCCGCGATCGCCGCCGCCGTCGCCCGCGCGCAGCCCAGGGACACCGTGCTGGTCGCGGGCAAGGGCCACGAGCAGGGCCAGGACATCGCCGGGGTGGTCCGTCCCTTCGACGACCGCCAGGTGCTTCGCGAAGCAATCCGGAAAACCCAGGGATGA
- a CDS encoding UDP-N-acetylmuramoyl-tripeptide--D-alanyl-D-alanine ligase: MIALSLAEIAAVVGGQTHDIPDPSVQVTGPVVRDSREAGPGSLFVAFVGERVDGHDFADGVVAAGAAAVLASRPVGVPAIVVEDVQAALGALARHVVRRLGTTLVALTGSAGKTSTKDLIAQVLQRKAPTVWTPGSFNNEIGLPLTALSATEETKFLVLEMGARGIGHIRYLTDLTPPKIGLVLNVGTAHIGEFGGREQIAQAKGELVEALPEDGAAILNADDPLVRAMASRTKAKVILFGESGEADVRAENVRLTDSGQPAFLLRTPSGASEVTMRLYGEHHVSNALAAAAVAHELGMSAEEIATALSEAGSLSRWRMEVTERPDGVTVVNDAYNANPESMRAALRALAAMGKGRRTWAVLGKMAELGDEALAEHDAVGRLAVRLNVSKLVAVGGREASWLQLGAYNEGSWGEESVHVSDAQAAIDLLRSELRPGDVVLVKASRSVGLESVAQALVGTGAEGEVAAR, translated from the coding sequence GTGATCGCCCTCTCTCTCGCCGAGATCGCAGCAGTCGTCGGCGGGCAGACGCACGACATACCGGATCCGTCCGTCCAGGTCACGGGACCGGTCGTCCGGGACTCCCGTGAGGCGGGCCCCGGCAGTCTTTTCGTCGCCTTCGTCGGCGAGCGCGTGGACGGCCACGACTTCGCGGACGGGGTCGTCGCGGCGGGAGCGGCCGCCGTCCTGGCGTCCCGCCCCGTGGGCGTCCCCGCCATCGTGGTCGAGGACGTCCAGGCAGCCCTCGGCGCGCTCGCGCGTCATGTCGTACGACGGCTCGGCACGACCCTCGTGGCGCTGACCGGCTCCGCCGGCAAGACCAGCACCAAGGACCTCATCGCCCAGGTGCTCCAGCGCAAGGCGCCGACCGTGTGGACACCCGGCTCGTTCAACAACGAGATCGGACTGCCGCTGACCGCGCTGAGCGCCACCGAGGAGACGAAGTTCCTCGTCCTGGAGATGGGTGCCCGCGGCATCGGCCACATCCGCTACCTCACGGATCTGACGCCCCCGAAGATCGGCCTCGTCCTGAACGTCGGCACCGCCCACATCGGCGAGTTCGGCGGCCGGGAGCAGATCGCGCAGGCCAAGGGCGAACTCGTAGAGGCACTTCCGGAAGACGGCGCGGCGATTCTCAACGCCGACGATCCGCTCGTACGGGCCATGGCATCCCGTACGAAGGCGAAGGTGATCCTTTTCGGAGAGTCCGGCGAAGCGGACGTACGCGCCGAGAACGTGAGACTCACGGACAGTGGACAACCCGCCTTCCTGCTTCGAACACCCTCCGGTGCAAGCGAAGTGACCATGCGCCTGTACGGTGAGCACCACGTGTCGAACGCGCTCGCCGCGGCCGCCGTCGCCCATGAGCTGGGCATGTCCGCGGAAGAGATCGCCACCGCGCTCTCCGAGGCGGGCTCCCTCTCCCGCTGGCGGATGGAGGTCACCGAGCGCCCGGACGGTGTGACGGTCGTCAACGACGCCTACAACGCGAACCCCGAGTCCATGCGAGCCGCCCTGCGCGCGCTCGCGGCCATGGGCAAGGGGCGGCGGACCTGGGCGGTGCTCGGCAAGATGGCCGAGCTCGGGGACGAGGCTCTCGCCGAGCACGACGCGGTCGGACGGCTCGCCGTCCGGCTCAACGTCAGCAAGCTCGTCGCTGTCGGGGGAAGGGAAGCGTCCTGGCTGCAACTGGGCGCATATAACGAGGGTTCGTGGGGTGAGGAGTCGGTGCACGTGTCCGACGCACAGGCGGCGATCGACCTGTTGCGCAGCGAATTGCGCCCGGGAGACGTCGTACTCGTGAAGGCGTCCCGGTCGGTCGGGCTCGAGAGCGTGGCGCAGGCGCTCGTCGGGACCGGTGCCGAGGGTGAGGTTGCCGCCCGATGA